In the Elioraea tepida genome, one interval contains:
- a CDS encoding 3-deoxy-D-manno-octulosonic acid transferase, with the protein MAAPLLPLWLRRRARRGKEFPARLAERRGIAALPRPAGTLLWLHAASVGESLSALPLLEALKEKRPRLSVLVTTGTVTSARLLARRLGGEGARPEDSGELPVSPWLIHQFVPLDVRAWCDRFLDHWRPDAAVFVESEIWPVMLAALRARRVPAALVNARLSSRSTARWAWVRGLAAEALSSFAVILAQSRADAARLSALSGRTVSSPGNLKLASPPLPADPAELERLSAIIGDRPVWVAASTHAGEEEQVLAAHAAALAAAPNLLLILVPRHPERGEAVAALAAAFGFAAGRRSRREDPAGPVWIADSLGELGLWYRLARGAFVGGSLVPHGGQNPLEPARLGLPVAFGPHTANFAEVAKDLIDAGAATRVADVSGLAAWLQRLVAEPSWAAQAGAAARAAAARGTEALDLTLAALLPLLPEQGCTAE; encoded by the coding sequence GTGGCCGCCCCTCTTCTGCCGCTCTGGCTCAGGCGCAGGGCACGCCGCGGCAAGGAGTTCCCCGCGCGACTTGCCGAGCGTCGCGGCATCGCCGCGCTTCCGCGCCCGGCGGGGACGCTCCTGTGGCTGCACGCGGCATCGGTCGGAGAGAGCCTCTCCGCGCTTCCTCTCCTCGAGGCGCTGAAGGAGAAGCGGCCGAGGCTATCCGTTCTGGTCACCACCGGCACCGTCACCTCCGCCCGTCTGCTCGCCCGCCGCCTCGGCGGCGAGGGGGCACGGCCCGAGGACTCCGGTGAGCTGCCGGTCTCGCCCTGGCTGATCCACCAGTTCGTGCCGCTCGACGTCCGCGCCTGGTGCGACCGCTTCCTCGACCACTGGCGCCCCGATGCGGCGGTATTCGTCGAGAGCGAGATCTGGCCCGTGATGCTCGCCGCGCTACGGGCGCGTCGTGTGCCTGCGGCGCTGGTCAACGCCCGACTGTCGTCACGCTCCACCGCACGCTGGGCCTGGGTGCGAGGGCTGGCAGCCGAGGCGCTCTCGAGCTTCGCCGTGATCCTCGCCCAGAGCCGCGCCGATGCCGCCAGGCTCTCCGCGCTGTCGGGCAGGACGGTCTCCTCGCCCGGCAACCTGAAGCTCGCCTCACCTCCTCTGCCGGCCGACCCGGCGGAGCTCGAGCGGCTTTCCGCCATCATCGGCGACCGTCCGGTCTGGGTCGCAGCAAGCACCCACGCAGGCGAGGAGGAGCAGGTGCTGGCCGCCCACGCCGCCGCCCTCGCCGCTGCGCCGAACCTTCTGCTTATTCTCGTTCCGCGCCACCCCGAGCGGGGCGAGGCGGTGGCCGCCCTTGCCGCAGCGTTCGGCTTCGCGGCGGGGAGGCGCAGCCGACGCGAGGACCCTGCCGGTCCTGTCTGGATCGCCGACAGCTTGGGCGAGCTCGGCCTCTGGTACAGGCTCGCGCGCGGCGCCTTTGTGGGCGGCTCGCTCGTGCCGCACGGAGGCCAGAACCCGCTTGAGCCCGCTCGCCTCGGCCTGCCGGTGGCGTTCGGGCCGCACACCGCCAATTTCGCCGAGGTGGCGAAGGATCTCATCGACGCCGGCGCGGCGACACGGGTTGCGGATGTCTCCGGCCTCGCCGCCTGGCTACAACGGCTGGTTGCGGAGCCTTCCTGGGCGGCACAAGCGGGAGCCGCCGCCCGCGCCGCCGCCGCCCGCGGCACCGAGGCGCTGGACCTGACCCTCGCTGCGCTGCTACCCCTTCTGCCCGAGCAAGGCTGCACGGCGGAGTAG
- a CDS encoding flavodoxin family protein, which produces MASIAIVFHSGYGHTAAVAESVRAGAAAVPGATVSLIRIQNDGTITDAEWATLDTADAIVFGAPTYMGSASGPFKTFADATSKVWMRGGWKDKFAAGFTNSGSWAGDKQVTLIQMVTLAAQHGMLWIPLGMMPGFNSSKGSPADLNRTGHFLGLGTQANADEGADVTPPASDHETAKAFGRRIAEITVKHRG; this is translated from the coding sequence ATGGCTTCGATCGCCATCGTCTTCCACAGCGGCTATGGCCATACCGCCGCCGTCGCCGAGAGCGTGCGCGCCGGCGCCGCCGCCGTGCCCGGAGCCACCGTGTCGCTCATCCGCATCCAGAATGACGGCACAATCACGGACGCCGAGTGGGCGACGCTCGATACGGCGGATGCGATCGTGTTCGGCGCGCCAACCTACATGGGCAGTGCCTCCGGCCCCTTCAAAACCTTCGCCGACGCCACCTCGAAGGTGTGGATGCGCGGCGGGTGGAAGGACAAGTTCGCCGCAGGCTTCACCAACAGCGGCTCCTGGGCCGGCGACAAGCAGGTGACGCTGATCCAGATGGTCACGCTCGCGGCCCAGCACGGGATGCTGTGGATCCCGCTCGGCATGATGCCCGGCTTCAACTCGAGCAAGGGCAGCCCTGCGGATCTCAACCGGACCGGCCATTTCCTCGGCCTCGGCACCCAGGCGAACGCGGACGAGGGGGCGGATGTCACCCCTCCCGCCTCCGACCACGAGACGGCGAAGGCCTTCGGCCGACGCATCGCCGAGATCACGGTGAAGCATCGCGGCTGA
- the lpxK gene encoding tetraacyldisaccharide 4'-kinase has protein sequence MLRAPAFWLPGRRGLAPLLLSPVSAIYARATARRVARPGWRAPVPVICCGNVTAGGAGKTTVALDLICRLSARGLTPHALIRGYGGTAKGPLRVEPDRHDSRAVGDEALLLAKHAPTWVGADRAASARCAVAAGADAIVMDDGLQNPTLEKSLSLLVIDGSFGFGNGRVIPAGPLREPVAAAAARAHAAVLIGEDETGARSLLPAHLPVLRARLVPGPDTAALARRPVFAFAGIANPSKFFDTLSEAGAIMVGRRTFADHYPYDDADIEAVLAEAEALAALPVTTRKDIVRIPARFHDRIAVSRVGLAWDDLEALEALLAPLFPPKPAPREIAPPDPAACTA, from the coding sequence ATGCTTCGCGCACCTGCATTCTGGCTTCCGGGCCGGAGGGGTCTCGCGCCGCTTCTCCTCTCGCCCGTCTCCGCGATCTACGCCCGCGCCACGGCGCGGCGCGTGGCGCGCCCAGGCTGGAGGGCACCCGTTCCCGTGATCTGCTGCGGCAACGTTACCGCCGGCGGAGCGGGAAAGACGACCGTCGCGCTCGACCTCATCTGCCGCCTCTCGGCACGCGGCCTCACCCCCCATGCCCTGATCCGCGGCTATGGCGGCACCGCGAAAGGCCCGCTCCGGGTCGAGCCAGACCGTCACGACAGCCGCGCGGTCGGCGACGAGGCGCTTCTGCTCGCGAAACACGCGCCGACTTGGGTGGGCGCCGATCGCGCGGCAAGTGCGCGCTGTGCCGTCGCGGCCGGGGCGGACGCGATTGTGATGGATGACGGGCTGCAGAACCCCACGCTCGAGAAGTCGCTGTCGCTGCTCGTCATCGACGGCAGCTTCGGCTTCGGCAACGGGCGGGTGATCCCGGCCGGGCCGCTGCGCGAGCCGGTCGCGGCGGCGGCGGCGCGCGCCCATGCGGCGGTGCTGATCGGTGAGGACGAGACGGGCGCGCGCTCCCTGCTTCCCGCGCATCTGCCGGTGCTGCGCGCGCGGCTGGTTCCGGGTCCGGACACCGCAGCGCTCGCGCGCCGGCCGGTGTTCGCCTTCGCCGGAATCGCCAACCCGAGCAAGTTCTTCGACACGCTGTCGGAGGCCGGTGCCATCATGGTCGGGCGCCGCACCTTCGCCGACCACTACCCCTATGATGATGCCGACATCGAGGCGGTTCTCGCCGAGGCGGAGGCGCTTGCCGCCCTGCCCGTGACCACGCGCAAGGACATCGTGCGCATTCCCGCACGTTTCCATGACCGGATCGCGGTCTCCCGGGTCGGCCTCGCCTGGGACGACCTCGAGGCCCTGGAGGCGCTGCTCGCGCCGCTCTTCCCCCCGAAGCCCGCGCCAAGGGAGATCGCGCCGCCCGACCCTGCCGCCTGCACGGCATGA
- a CDS encoding ABC transporter substrate-binding protein has product MIASGTWRWEVEMRRVWRVAGLSVAILLAGTAAPEAKQFRFATTSDAVTLDPHANNAFTTYLITGQIYESLIHRNDALKLEPALALRWEQIEPRRWRFWLREGVTFHNGNAFDADDVVFTIARTLAPTSNFTIYVDTVSHAERVSSHVVDIVTRVPDAVIPDKLTRILLMDREWTEANRSAQPQNLRDREESFAARNANGTGPFVLRSREPDQRTVLVRNPRWWGGPPGPNDVTEWQHVVIASDATRIAALLSGEVDFVHTVPAQDVARLQRDPRLKVLIGQENRTMWLAMDQARDELLYSNVKGRNPFKDVRVREAIAIAIDVEAIRSRVLRGHAVPTASMWTQFVTGYDEAFARRPPVDRDRARRLLAEAGYPQGFEVTLDCPVGAYDEVCQAIAGMLAQVGIQIRLNTVPSAVFFRKLQQEDMSFYGLTWGVPTFDALYTFRGIMMTRALAGGGSWNWGGYSNPRVDALIREVEAETAPARRIALIHEAQRIHNAEYGHIPLYHLMIPFAMKANVMVTHRADNLVFGRTVKVE; this is encoded by the coding sequence ATGATCGCTTCCGGGACGTGGCGCTGGGAGGTGGAGATGCGAAGGGTGTGGCGTGTGGCGGGTCTCTCTGTCGCGATCCTGCTCGCGGGAACGGCCGCACCGGAGGCAAAACAGTTCCGCTTCGCCACCACCTCCGACGCCGTCACGCTCGACCCGCACGCCAACAACGCCTTCACCACCTATCTGATCACCGGCCAGATCTACGAGAGCCTGATCCACCGCAACGACGCGCTCAAGCTCGAGCCCGCGCTCGCACTCCGCTGGGAGCAGATCGAGCCGAGGCGCTGGCGCTTCTGGCTCCGCGAGGGTGTTACGTTCCACAACGGCAATGCCTTCGACGCCGACGACGTCGTCTTCACCATCGCCCGCACCCTCGCCCCCACCTCGAACTTCACGATCTATGTCGACACGGTGAGCCATGCCGAGAGGGTCTCGTCCCACGTGGTCGACATCGTCACCCGCGTGCCAGACGCGGTGATCCCAGACAAGCTCACCCGCATCCTCCTCATGGACAGGGAGTGGACGGAGGCGAACCGTTCCGCCCAGCCGCAGAACCTGCGCGACCGCGAGGAGAGCTTCGCGGCGCGCAACGCCAACGGCACCGGCCCCTTCGTGTTGCGCTCGCGCGAGCCCGACCAGCGCACCGTTCTCGTGCGCAACCCGCGCTGGTGGGGCGGCCCTCCGGGGCCGAACGACGTGACGGAGTGGCAGCATGTGGTGATCGCCTCCGATGCGACCCGGATCGCCGCTCTCCTCTCGGGCGAGGTCGATTTCGTGCACACCGTCCCGGCCCAGGACGTCGCTCGGCTGCAGCGCGACCCCCGTCTGAAGGTCCTGATCGGACAGGAGAACCGGACGATGTGGCTGGCGATGGACCAGGCGCGCGACGAGCTCCTCTATTCCAATGTCAAAGGCCGAAACCCGTTCAAGGACGTGCGCGTGCGCGAGGCGATCGCGATCGCGATCGATGTCGAGGCGATCCGGTCGCGCGTGCTTCGCGGCCACGCCGTGCCGACGGCGAGCATGTGGACACAGTTCGTCACCGGCTATGACGAAGCCTTCGCACGACGCCCGCCGGTGGACCGCGACCGGGCGCGGAGGCTGCTCGCCGAGGCCGGCTATCCACAGGGCTTCGAGGTGACGCTCGACTGCCCCGTCGGCGCCTATGACGAGGTCTGCCAGGCGATCGCGGGGATGCTCGCCCAGGTCGGCATCCAAATCCGGCTCAACACCGTGCCGAGCGCGGTGTTCTTCCGCAAGCTGCAGCAGGAGGACATGAGCTTCTACGGCCTCACCTGGGGCGTTCCGACCTTCGATGCGCTCTACACGTTTCGCGGCATCATGATGACGCGCGCTCTCGCCGGCGGCGGCTCATGGAACTGGGGCGGGTACTCGAACCCGCGCGTCGATGCCCTGATCCGGGAGGTCGAGGCGGAGACCGCGCCGGCGCGCCGCATCGCGCTCATCCACGAGGCGCAGCGGATCCACAACGCCGAGTACGGGCACATCCCGCTCTACCACCTGATGATCCCGTTCGCGATGAAGGCGAACGTGATGGTGACGCACCGCGCCGACAATCTCGTCTTTGGCAGGACAGTGAAGGTCGAGTAG
- a CDS encoding glutamate-5-semialdehyde dehydrogenase gives MNVITPHADAAAAFAAQAKAARSAAHTLARLSPAVKEAGLRAAAAAIRRQEGAILEANARDLAAVTDRPASFVDRLTLTPARLEAMARGVEEVAALPDPVGAVLAEWTRPNGLRIRRVATPLGVIGMIFESRPNVAADAAAIAVKSGNALILRGGSESLASVTAIHAAITEGFAEAGLPEASVQVAPTADRAYVAAMLAGGGLVDVIIPRGGKGLVERVQAEARVPVLAHAEGRCHTFVHRAADLAKARAIVVNAKLRRTGVCGATETLLVDRAVAETHLPPIIADLAARGCSFRADAAARAICPELPAANAEDFDTEWLDAVLSVAVVDGVEGAIAHILRHGSEHTDAIITEDAAAAEAFLAGIDSAIGIVNASTQFADGGEFGFGAEIGIATGRIHTRGPVGPQQLTTFRYHVYGTGQIRP, from the coding sequence ATGAACGTGATCACACCCCACGCCGACGCTGCCGCCGCCTTCGCCGCCCAGGCGAAGGCGGCGCGCTCGGCTGCGCACACGCTCGCACGCCTCTCCCCGGCGGTGAAGGAGGCGGGCTTGCGCGCCGCCGCCGCGGCGATCCGCCGCCAGGAGGGCGCAATCCTCGAGGCCAATGCGCGCGACCTCGCCGCCGTGACCGACCGGCCGGCGAGTTTCGTCGACCGTCTGACGCTGACGCCCGCGCGCCTTGAGGCGATGGCGCGCGGGGTAGAGGAGGTCGCCGCCCTGCCCGACCCTGTGGGCGCGGTGCTCGCCGAGTGGACACGCCCGAACGGGCTCCGGATCCGCCGTGTCGCCACACCGCTCGGCGTCATCGGCATGATCTTCGAAAGCCGCCCGAACGTCGCGGCCGATGCGGCAGCGATCGCCGTCAAGAGCGGCAACGCGCTGATCCTGCGCGGCGGGTCGGAGAGCCTGGCGAGTGTGACCGCGATCCACGCGGCGATCACGGAGGGATTTGCGGAAGCCGGGCTACCCGAGGCGTCGGTTCAGGTCGCGCCCACGGCCGACCGCGCCTATGTCGCGGCGATGCTCGCGGGCGGCGGCCTCGTCGACGTGATCATCCCCCGTGGCGGCAAGGGGCTTGTCGAGCGCGTCCAAGCCGAGGCGCGCGTTCCCGTGCTCGCGCACGCCGAGGGGCGCTGCCACACCTTCGTGCACCGCGCGGCGGACCTGGCGAAGGCGCGGGCGATCGTGGTCAACGCCAAGCTCCGGCGCACCGGCGTGTGCGGCGCGACCGAGACGCTTCTTGTCGACCGGGCAGTGGCGGAGACGCATCTGCCGCCGATCATCGCCGACCTCGCCGCGCGCGGCTGCAGCTTCCGCGCCGATGCGGCGGCGCGCGCGATCTGCCCGGAGCTTCCGGCGGCGAACGCCGAGGATTTCGACACCGAGTGGCTCGACGCCGTGCTCTCGGTCGCGGTCGTCGATGGCGTCGAGGGGGCGATCGCGCACATCCTGCGCCACGGCTCAGAGCACACGGATGCGATCATTACCGAGGACGCAGCGGCGGCGGAGGCGTTCCTCGCCGGAATCGACAGCGCGATCGGAATCGTGAACGCCTCGACCCAGTTCGCCGATGGCGGCGAGTTCGGCTTCGGCGCGGAGATCGGCATCGCAACGGGCCGGATCCATACGCGCGGGCCGGTCGGGCCGCAGCAGCTCACCACCTTCCGCTATCACGTGTACGGAACGGGCCAGATACGCCCCTGA
- a CDS encoding lysophospholipid acyltransferase family protein — translation MLKHLLRHPRTLALAAALLARHLHIVAATTRWSVTGRERVEALRGRPLIGAFWHEQLALAPAIAWDWSGSQSDTGITVLVSRHRDGRLIGDVVARLGLDVAYGSSRRGGAAVFREAQRVLAERRAVAITPDGPRGPRRVAQPGVARLARLTGAAVIPLGVAVSRARRLGSWDRMILPLPLGRGAIVYGEPVLPEQAETEEAMLGRIASGMSEAADEAARRAGLAVAP, via the coding sequence ATGCTGAAGCACCTGCTCCGCCACCCGCGCACCCTCGCCCTCGCCGCCGCCCTGCTCGCGCGCCACCTGCACATCGTCGCCGCGACGACACGTTGGTCGGTCACGGGCCGCGAGCGGGTCGAGGCGCTGCGGGGCAGGCCGCTGATCGGCGCCTTCTGGCACGAGCAGCTCGCCCTGGCCCCGGCGATCGCGTGGGACTGGTCGGGGTCGCAAAGCGACACGGGCATCACCGTTCTCGTCTCGCGGCATCGCGACGGGCGGCTGATCGGGGATGTGGTGGCGCGGCTTGGGCTCGACGTCGCGTACGGCTCGTCACGCCGCGGCGGGGCGGCGGTGTTCCGCGAGGCGCAGCGCGTGCTGGCGGAACGGCGAGCGGTGGCGATCACGCCCGATGGCCCGCGCGGGCCGCGGCGCGTCGCCCAGCCTGGGGTCGCGCGGCTGGCACGGCTGACCGGCGCGGCGGTCATCCCGCTCGGCGTGGCGGTGTCGCGCGCCCGCCGGCTCGGCTCGTGGGACAGGATGATCCTGCCCCTCCCCCTTGGCCGCGGCGCGATCGTCTATGGTGAGCCGGTCCTGCCCGAGCAGGCGGAGACAGAGGAGGCGATGCTCGGGCGGATCGCGAGCGGCATGTCCGAGGCGGCCGACGAGGCGGCGCGGCGCGCCGGGCTTGCGGTGGCGCCGTGA
- a CDS encoding lysophospholipid acyltransferase family protein — MSSPGLGTRLRWRAEAWAVRAVFALSRALGPVRASNLGGRVARLVGPLLPVSRVAERNLAIAFPDRDAGWRRATIRDAWENLGRVTAEYPHLGNLKRSASGPGWEIAGEAVLREVAARGGPAIFISGHLGNWELLPPVVGHFGIAMSSVYRAPSNPFVDAMILRCREAALAPLAAPLFPKGAHGARAMLAHLRRGGFLGMLVDQKMNDGIAARLFGVRAMTAPALAQLALRFRCPVVPGRSLRIGPARYRFEAEPPLTLPESGDREADIAALTQAVNDTLERWIRDRPGEWLWLHRRFDKALYR, encoded by the coding sequence ATGAGTTCTCCAGGGCTCGGCACACGCCTCCGCTGGCGGGCGGAGGCGTGGGCGGTGCGCGCGGTATTCGCCCTGTCCCGGGCTCTGGGCCCGGTGCGGGCCTCCAATCTCGGCGGCCGGGTGGCGCGACTGGTCGGCCCGCTCCTTCCCGTCAGCCGAGTGGCGGAGCGCAATCTCGCGATCGCCTTCCCCGACCGTGACGCCGGCTGGCGCCGCGCCACGATCCGCGACGCCTGGGAGAATCTCGGGCGCGTGACGGCGGAGTATCCGCATCTTGGGAACCTGAAACGGTCCGCCTCGGGGCCAGGGTGGGAGATCGCGGGGGAGGCGGTGCTGCGCGAGGTCGCCGCCCGGGGCGGGCCCGCGATCTTCATCTCCGGCCATCTCGGCAACTGGGAACTCCTCCCGCCCGTGGTCGGCCATTTTGGAATCGCAATGTCCTCGGTCTACCGCGCGCCGAGCAACCCCTTCGTCGACGCGATGATCCTGCGCTGCCGCGAGGCGGCGCTCGCCCCGCTCGCCGCGCCGCTCTTCCCGAAGGGCGCGCACGGCGCGCGGGCGATGCTCGCGCATCTCCGCCGCGGCGGTTTCCTCGGCATGCTCGTCGACCAGAAGATGAATGACGGCATCGCCGCGCGCCTGTTCGGCGTCCGGGCGATGACCGCACCGGCTCTCGCCCAGCTCGCGCTCCGCTTCCGCTGCCCGGTTGTGCCCGGGCGAAGCCTGCGCATCGGGCCCGCGCGCTACCGGTTCGAGGCCGAACCACCCCTGACGCTGCCGGAGAGCGGCGACCGGGAGGCCGACATCGCCGCCCTCACCCAAGCCGTGAACGACACGCTGGAGCGCTGGATCCGCGACCGCCCGGGCGAATGGCTCTGGCTGCACCGGCGCTTCGACAAGGCGCTCTATCGCTGA
- a CDS encoding glycosyltransferase family 4 protein, giving the protein MRILIVSDAWTPQVNGVVRTLATVRDELAAMGHAVEVVGPDRFLTIPAPSEPDVRLAVLPGRRLRRIIDAFAPDAIHIATEGPLGLAARRICLRRGWPFTTAFHTRFPEYLKARLGVPERMTWALMRRFHRPSSAVLTATASLREELVSRGFANVAAWTRGVDLGLFRPRERGQLNLPRPVFLYVGRVAVEKNIEAFLGLDLPGSKVVVGDGPLRQALEQRFPKAHFLGAKFGEELAAAYAEADVFVFPSLTDTFGLVIVEALACGTPVAAFPVTGPKDVIDGAPVGVLDNDLRAAALAALGLDRAACRHFAEGFSWRRTAEILLERLAPIDRSAEPRPTS; this is encoded by the coding sequence GTGCGGATCCTGATCGTCTCGGATGCATGGACGCCGCAGGTCAATGGCGTGGTGCGCACCCTCGCCACCGTGCGCGACGAGCTCGCCGCGATGGGACACGCGGTCGAGGTCGTTGGCCCGGACCGGTTCCTGACCATCCCCGCTCCGTCGGAACCGGACGTTCGGCTCGCGGTGCTTCCCGGCCGACGGCTTCGGCGGATCATCGACGCCTTCGCTCCCGATGCGATCCACATCGCGACCGAAGGACCGCTCGGGCTTGCGGCGCGGCGGATCTGCCTCCGCCGCGGCTGGCCCTTCACCACCGCCTTCCACACCCGCTTCCCAGAATACCTCAAGGCGCGGCTCGGCGTGCCCGAGCGCATGACCTGGGCGCTGATGCGCCGCTTCCACCGCCCCTCCTCCGCCGTGCTCACCGCCACCGCCTCGCTGCGCGAGGAGCTCGTCTCGCGCGGCTTCGCCAATGTCGCCGCCTGGACGCGTGGGGTCGATCTCGGGCTGTTCCGACCGCGCGAGCGGGGACAGCTCAACCTGCCCCGCCCGGTATTCCTTTATGTCGGGCGCGTGGCGGTGGAGAAGAACATCGAGGCCTTCCTCGGCCTCGACCTGCCCGGCTCGAAGGTCGTGGTGGGGGACGGGCCGCTGCGCCAGGCGCTCGAGCAGCGTTTTCCGAAAGCGCATTTCCTCGGCGCGAAGTTCGGCGAAGAGCTCGCCGCTGCCTATGCGGAGGCGGATGTGTTCGTCTTCCCCTCGCTGACTGACACCTTCGGCCTCGTCATCGTCGAGGCGCTCGCCTGCGGCACGCCGGTCGCGGCCTTCCCGGTCACAGGCCCAAAGGACGTGATCGACGGCGCGCCGGTGGGTGTGCTGGATAACGACCTGCGCGCCGCGGCACTCGCCGCCCTTGGCCTCGACCGCGCGGCGTGCCGCCATTTCGCCGAAGGCTTCTCCTGGCGGCGCACGGCCGAGATCCTGCTCGAGCGCCTCGCGCCGATCGATCGCTCTGCCGAGCCGCGCCCTACCAGCTGA
- a CDS encoding UDP-2,3-diacylglucosamine diphosphatase yields the protein MTVQSPTTRYRTVFISDLHLGTRGCRSDFLADFLRRTECRTLFLVGDIVDGWRLKRSWYWDGIHDEVVRLILAKAKNGTEVIYIPGNHDELFRAWMPLDFAGVKLREEAEHVTADGRRLLIMHGDEFDSVVRYARFLAVLGDWAYTVALVLNRWFNAVRRRLGYPYWSLSAWAKRQVKGAVKAIDRFERALAQEARRRGFDGVVCGHIHHAEMREVDGILYLNDGDWVESCTALVEHHDGRLELIDWAAQNRLSHWRVAPQRAAVPVPA from the coding sequence ATGACCGTCCAGTCGCCCACGACCCGCTACCGCACCGTCTTCATCTCCGACCTTCATCTCGGCACGCGCGGCTGCCGGTCGGATTTCCTCGCCGATTTCCTTCGCCGCACCGAGTGCCGCACCCTGTTCCTCGTGGGCGACATCGTCGATGGCTGGCGTCTGAAGCGCTCCTGGTACTGGGACGGGATTCATGACGAGGTGGTGCGGCTGATCCTCGCCAAGGCGAAGAACGGAACCGAGGTGATCTACATCCCAGGGAACCACGACGAGCTGTTCCGCGCCTGGATGCCGCTCGACTTCGCCGGCGTGAAGCTGCGCGAAGAGGCAGAGCACGTGACGGCGGACGGGCGGAGGCTTCTGATCATGCACGGCGATGAGTTCGACAGCGTCGTCCGCTACGCCCGCTTCCTCGCCGTGCTCGGCGACTGGGCCTATACCGTGGCCCTCGTGCTGAACCGCTGGTTCAACGCTGTCCGCCGCCGTCTCGGCTACCCCTACTGGTCGCTTTCGGCCTGGGCGAAGCGCCAAGTGAAGGGGGCGGTGAAGGCGATCGACCGGTTCGAGCGCGCGCTCGCCCAGGAGGCGCGCCGGCGCGGCTTCGACGGCGTCGTCTGCGGCCACATTCACCACGCAGAGATGCGCGAGGTCGACGGCATCCTCTACCTCAATGACGGGGACTGGGTGGAGAGCTGCACCGCTCTGGTCGAACACCACGACGGCAGGCTCGAGCTGATCGACTGGGCGGCGCAGAACCGGCTCTCGCACTGGCGCGTGGCGCCTCAGCGCGCCGCCGTCCCGGTGCCGGCGTGA
- a CDS encoding diacylglycerol/lipid kinase family protein produces MFLIVNPAAGSRRRRRLERVVAALSDAGIRVTLAETVAPGDAERLAREAATRGARVVVTAGGDGTIAEVANGIAGSNTLLGVIPTGTANVFAHELGLPFAPAAIAASLAAARTRTVLPGLARFADGRERLFLQMLGVGFDAAVVAALDTALKRRIGKGAYVVETLRQLAAWRFPRLALALDGAPAEAAQVIATKGRLYGGRFVIAPGASPDRPGLVACLFEQGGLWAALLAGLALPLGLVPRLPGFAARPVGRLDVLGPPGLPVQADGDLIGRTPVTVGAMAASLEVIVPA; encoded by the coding sequence GTGTTTCTGATCGTCAACCCGGCCGCCGGCTCGCGCCGCCGCCGGCGCCTCGAGCGCGTGGTCGCAGCGCTCTCGGACGCGGGGATCCGCGTCACGCTCGCCGAGACCGTCGCTCCGGGCGATGCCGAGCGTCTCGCGCGCGAGGCGGCCACGCGCGGCGCGCGCGTCGTGGTCACAGCCGGCGGCGACGGCACGATCGCCGAGGTGGCGAACGGCATCGCGGGCTCCAACACCCTTCTCGGGGTGATCCCGACCGGCACCGCGAACGTGTTCGCGCACGAGCTCGGGCTTCCGTTCGCTCCGGCGGCGATCGCAGCGTCGCTTGCGGCGGCGCGGACACGCACGGTTCTGCCCGGCCTCGCGCGCTTCGCCGACGGGCGGGAGCGGCTGTTCCTCCAGATGCTCGGGGTGGGGTTCGACGCAGCCGTGGTGGCCGCTCTCGACACCGCCCTCAAACGCCGGATCGGCAAGGGTGCCTACGTGGTTGAGACGCTGCGCCAGCTCGCCGCCTGGAGGTTTCCGCGGCTGGCGCTCGCGCTCGACGGCGCGCCGGCCGAGGCGGCCCAGGTGATCGCGACCAAGGGGCGCTTGTACGGCGGGCGCTTCGTGATCGCCCCCGGTGCCTCGCCCGACCGCCCGGGCCTCGTCGCCTGCCTGTTCGAACAGGGCGGCCTCTGGGCCGCGCTCCTCGCCGGGCTCGCCCTTCCGCTCGGGCTCGTGCCGCGTCTTCCAGGCTTCGCCGCGCGCCCCGTCGGGCGCCTCGACGTGCTTGGGCCGCCCGGGCTCCCGGTCCAGGCGGATGGCGATCTGATCGGCCGTACGCCGGTGACGGTCGGCGCGATGGCTGCGTCACTGGAGGTGATCGTCCCCGCGTGA